Proteins from a genomic interval of Aspergillus flavus chromosome 7, complete sequence:
- a CDS encoding P-loop containing nucleoside triphosphate hydrolase protein, producing MPPNNKKKKKPAANPARGFATVSVPSKPKSTNSTAPASTAESKSVSESERPTPAESSRPAAETQDAPSLQDYSPEELERHLEDAELQILVEKYASKCKNDAVRQVSKLETERRILRQQAFSLSLLEWFPAEVLDSILKFAETEEHELSPSSVRDSNTVKKPGSEEDLYMKLWALRETLLKLGFPEEKVEDSLKHLLHYFSGNFATANRDMVCNLDEALDWLAMHCNPKELPSYTQTTAQLRKDEKDLSWITGKPKIMTNREPAQSSTLSLTQNDSKAKQTKSPSNEPLPPVSSPYDSDSSLDPDTLLPKYMELQTQLYNLQPEIFDKPKKGKKPARENIALDTNEPRVAKIRRKIANIENDVLFDRTEAEYRWKEKLDDLRKEAAFFRQNPPTKKTSLDEPGAKDQPEEKVAEPSSDVQPVDDEEIADLLGDMFQAEEPALETGVILEELSKAAITIRDFGKWTGLSPRRVLEDTCKARDTSCAIIYKDFSSASHSNRKAVEVRWSKPQDVPFLFEWDKVTHKSSAYATFVSMDTIATPTAQQAEAFVSTLALFILFPQNSKEGKAYMRLPAVWRELWAELASAKKLQEDEIDKKTIKHLKKLIRENQGNFEDDVVLSDNFRRRNGTSSKPESPARPSNAREATGPESQLQRLWMEKSSTPSFNNMVQGRMNLPIWAFKNDILNTLDTHRALIVCSETGSGKSTQIPSFILEHEMTQGRPCKIYVTEPRRISAISLARRVSEELGESKNDVGTARSLIGFAVRLESKVSQSTRLVFATTGVVVRMLERPDDFQDITHIVLDEVHERSIDSDFLLIVLRRLMQRRPDLKLILMSATLEAQKFSNYLGGVPVLNIPGRTFPVEMKFLEDAVEMTNYRLSENDSNANLDDDTDEMAPENVEGDTAGGMLASLESYSKQTRDTVLNFDEYRLDYQLIKKLLIEIATAPEMANYSKAILIFMPGMAEIRRLNDEILSEPIFQQGWIVHALHSSIASEDQEKAFIVPPEGMRKIVIATNIAETGITIPDITAVIDTGKEKTMRFDEKRQLSRLVEAFISRANAKQRRGRAGRVQNGICFHMFTKHRHEKLLAEQQTPEMLRLSLQDLVLRVKICKLGEVEPTLLEALDAPSSKNIRRAIDSLKEVKALTNSENLTPLGMQLAKLPLDVFLGKLIIHGAFFKCLDASISIAAILSSKSPFVNTMGSNTQKDLARLSFKKGDSDLLTVYNAYCAWKRTRNTPGANEYAFCRKNFLSSQTLLNIEDIKMQLIVSIADAGLLLLDPTQKTALNRARYGGRQRQFFTIPEEYDINSSNDVIVNAVIAWSFYPKLLTREGKGWRNVANNQAVTLHPTSVNKQTDASIKWLSYYHIMQGRNRNYNAFETNAVDDFAIALLCGEAEFKMYAGVVSIDANRIRFAVRDWKSMLALKILSARIRDILSGTFRDPQKKLSYKQQQWVHIWQQIFTQVGK from the exons ATGCCACctaataataagaaaaagaagaagcccgccGCGAACCCAGCTCGAGGGTTTGCAACCGTCTCGGTGCCTTCCAAGCCTAAATCGACTAACTCCACAGCTCCGGCGTCGACAGCAGAATCCAAATCGGTCTCAGAGAGTGAACGACCAACCCCAGCGGAAAGCAGCCGACCTGCGGCGGAGACACAGGACGCTCCATCCTTACAGGATTACTCGCCCGAAGAACTTGAGAGACACCTTGAGGATGCGGAGTTGCAAATCCTGGTTGAGAAATATGCGTCTAAGTGCAAGAATGATGCAGTCCGTCAAGTTTCGAAATTGGAAACAGAACGACGGATACTCCGGCAACAAGCCTTCTCGTTAAGTCTTTTAGAATGGTTTCCTGCTGAAGTGCTGGACTCGATTCTTAAATTTGCCGAGACAGAAGAGCATGAATTGAGCCCATCCTCTGTACGAGACTCGAATACAGTGAAAAAACCTGGCTCAGAAGAAGACCTGTACATGAAATTGTGGGCGTTAAGGGAGACCCTTCTGAAGCTCGGCTTTCCCGAGGAGAAAGTAGAGGATTCATTAAAACATCTCTTACACTATTTTTCTGGTAATTTTGCCACTGCCAATAGGGATATGGTGTGTAATCTGGACGAGGCTCTAGACTGGCTGGCCATGCACTGCAACCCCAAGGAACTACCGTCTTACACGCAGACCACTGCTCAGCTGCGCAAAGATGAAAAGGATCTTTCCTGGATAACCGGTAAACCTAAAATAATGACTA ATCGTGAGCCAGCACAATCTTCTACTCTAAGCTTGACTCAGAATGATAGCAAAGCGAAACAGACCAAAAGTCCATCAAAtgagcctcttcctcctgtaTCGAGCCCTTATGATTCTGATAGTTCTCTGGATCCTGACACTTTGCTGCCAAAGTACATGGAATTGCAGACTCAGCTATATAATCTTCAACCTGAAATCTTTGATAAGCctaagaaagggaaaaagccTGCTCGTGAAAATATTGCGCTTGATACCAATGAGCCCCGAGTAGCGAAGATTCGCCGAAAGATTGCCAATATCGAAAATGATGTCCTTTTCGACCGCACGGAAGCTGAGTACCGGTGGAAAGAGAAGCTTGATGATCTAAGAAAGGAGGCGGCCTTTTTCAGGCAGAATCCGCCCACCAAGAAAACTTCCCTGGACGAGCCCGGAGCCAAGGATCAACCAGAGGAGAAGGTGGCGGAGCCCAGTTCCGACGTGCAACCggtcgatgatgaggagatcGCGGATCTCTTAGGGGACATGTTCCAAGCCGAGGAGCCCGCTCTGGAGACAGGCGTTATTCTTGAAGAGTTGAGCAAAGCCGCTATCACGATCCGCGATTTTGGTAAATGGACTGGACTTAGCCCTCGACGAGTTTTGGAAGATACATGCAAGGCAAG GGATACTAGTTGTGCAATTATATACAAGGATTTCTCTTCTGCGTCACACTCGAACAGAAAAGCGGTCGAGGTGAGGTGGTCCAAGCCACAGGATGTGCCATTTCTCTTTGAATGGGACAAAGTCACACACAAATCTAGCGCTTATGCCACCTTTGTCTCCATGGACACGATAGCAACACCAACTGCACAGCAAGCGGAGGCATTTGTCTCGACGCTTGCTCTTTTTATCCTGTTCCCACAGAATTCGAAGGAAGGCAAGGCTTATATGCGGCTTCCAGCAGTGTGGAGGGAGCTGTGGGCAGAGTTAGCGAGTGCGAAAAAGCTCCAAGAGGATGAAATTGATAAGAAGACTATAAAGCATCTAAAGAAGCTGATACGCGAGAATCAGGGTAACTTTGAAGATGACGTGGTGCTATCAGATAATTTCCGGAGACGAAATGGGACCTCTAGCAAGCCAGAGTCTCCCGCCAGGCCATCCAATGCAAGGGAGGCTACAGGCCCCGAGTCTCAGTTGCAAAGGCTTTGGATGGAGAAGTCATCCACTCCTTCTTTTAACAATATGGTGCAAGGCAGGATGAACCTCCCGATTTGGGCTTTCAAGAACGATATACTCAACACGCTTGATACCCACCGTGCGCTCATCGTTTGTAGTGAGACTGGTAGCGGAAAGAGCACGCAGATACCTTCATTTATCCTTGAACATGAGATGACACAAGGCCGTCCTTGTAAGATTTATGTGACGGAGCCTCGAAGGATCTCTGCTATATCATTAGCGCGAAGGGTTAGCGAAGAATTAggagaaagcaaaaatgATGTTGGGACAGCCCGCTCGCTCATCGGGTTTGCTGTCAGATTAGAGAGTAAAGTCAGCCAGTCGACAAGACTAGTATTTGC GACAACTGGTGTTGTGGTGCGTATGCTGGAACGTCCCGACGATTTTCAAGATATCACGCATATCGTCCTTGATGAGGTTCACGAGCGTTCTATCGACAGCGACTTCCTTCTCATAGTCCTTCGTCGACTGATGCAGAGGCGGCCTGATCTAAAGTTGATTCTAATGTCGGCCACCCTTGAAGCCCAAAAGTTCTCTAATTACCTCGGTGGTGTGCCTGTCCTTAATATCCCAGGGCGAACTTTCCCTGTGGAGATGAAGTTCTTAGAGGACGCCGTGGAGATGACCAACTACCGCCTATCAGAGAATGATTCGAATGCAAATCTCGATGACGACACCGACGAGATGGCGCCAGAGAACGTCGAAGGTGATACGGCGGGAGGCATGCTAGCGTCCCTTGAAAGTTATTCTAAACAAACCAGGGATACTGTTCTGAACTTTGATGAATACCGCCTTGATTACCAGTTGATAAAGAAATTACTTATTGAGATTGCTACAGCGCCGGAGATGGCAAACTACAGCAAAGCTATATTGATCTTTATGCCTGGTATGGCGGAAATTCGCCGCCTGAATGACGAGATTCTCTCGGAACCGATCTTCCAACAGGGATGGATCGTTCATGCGCTGCACTCTTCGATTGCCAGTGAGGACCAGGAGAAAGCATTCATTGTTCCTCCAGAAGGCATGAGGAAGATAGTAATTGCCACCAATATCGCCGAGACCG GTATCACTATTCCGGATATCACTGCCGTCATTGACACGGGTAAGGAGAAAACGATGCG CTTCGATGAGAAACGCCAGCTTTCAAGATTAGTTGAAGCCTTTATCTCGCGGGCTAATGCGAAACAAAGACGGGGAAGAGCTGGGCGTGTTCAGAATGGAATCTGTTTTCACATGTTCACGAAGCACAGACATGAAAAATTG CTCGCTGAACAACAAACGCCAGAGATGCTTCGTCTATCTTTGCAAGATCTGGTGCTACGGGTGAAGATCTGCAAGCTGGGCGAAGTGGAACCCACTCTTCTTGAAGCCCTGGATGCGCCTTCTTCCAAAAACATTCGCCGCGCCATAGACTCTCTCAAGGAGGTCAAAGCCTTAACAAATTCAGAAAACTTGACTCCATTGGGTATGCAGCTTGCTAAGCTGCCGCTGGACGTCTTTCTTGGAAAATTAATCATTCACGGGGCCTTCTTCAAGTGTCTAGATGCCTCTATTAGTATCGCGGCTATTCTCTCTTCTAAATCGCCCTTTGTTAATACTATGGGATCCAACACTCAGAAGGATCTTGCAAGGCTCTCGTTCAAGAAAG GCGACTCTGATTTATTGACCGTGTACAATGCATATTGCGCCTGGAAACGCACGAGAAACACACCTGGTGCTAACGAATATGCTTTTTGTCGGAAAAATTTCCTCAGCTCCCAGACGTTGTTGAATattgaagatatcaagatGCAGCTTATCGTGTCTATCGCCGACGCGGGACTTTTATTACTAGACCCGACCCAGAAAACGGCACTGAACAG AGCTCGATACGGCGGTCGCCAGCGTCAATTCTTCACCATCCCCGAAGAATACGATATAAACAGCAGCAACGACGTCATAGTCAATGCAGTCATTGCTTGGAGCTTTTATCCGAAGCTCTTAACACGCGAGGGCAAAGGCTGGCGGAACGTTGCCAACAACCAAGCTGTTACACTTCACCCGACCTCAGTCAATAAACAAACCGATGCATCCATAAAGTGGCTATCGTATTATCACATCATGCAGGGCCGCAATCGGAACTACAACGCTTTCGAGACGAACGCCGTGGACGACTTTGCCATTGCACTGTTATGCGGCGAGGCGGAGTTCAAG ATGTATGCCGGCGTAGTGTCAATTGACGCCAATCGGATCCGCTTCGCAGTTCGAGACTGGAAGTCCATGCTGGCGTTGAAAATCCTCAGCGCTCGCATACGGGACATCTTATCCGGCACATTTCGGGATCCACAGAAAAAGCTGTCTTACAAGCAGCAACAGTGGGTGCATATCTGGCAGCAGATATTCACGCAGGTGGGGAAATGA
- a CDS encoding putative diphosphonucleoside phosphohydrolase (salt-sensitive 3') — protein sequence MTSETAPSPNYDKELRIASLAVHRASIFTKIVQRDLEIVTIRKPDGSPVTIVDFAAQAILVSVLRHHFPNDVFVGEESASMLRDDPVLAQRVRKLVSTMTWVDDDADGQALAVMPQSIEEVLGAIDIGGDGDGAGSQRTWFLHPIDGTATFIRGQQYAVSVALVEDGEQKVGVVGCPNLAFKSTSVHEEVVDGDGYGMMLFAVRGQGAYKRQMTLSSLGPSQKTSLSPWQRMGERITFTESSISGVIHREKHKFIRDILFANPVVDLYSMQVKYAALAIGACNAMIRIPKDKDHQFPAWDHAGVVLIFEESGGKVTDLYGQPFNYALGRRLADNQGLVAAKPMLHTDLLRYSCYVYERNQSKRCMKST from the coding sequence atgacCAGCGAAACAGCTCCATCCCCAAATTACGACAAAGAACTCCGAATTGCATCCCTAGCAGTCCACCGCGCCAGCATCTTCACCAAAATCGTCCAAAGAGACCTCGAGATAGTCACCATCCGCAAACCCGACGGTTCCCCCGTGACTATCGTCGATTTCGCCGCCCAGGCGATTCTCGTCAGCGTTCTCCGTCATCACTTCCCGAATGATGTCTTTGTGGGCGAGGAGTCTGCGTCTATGCTTCGCGATGACCCCGTGCTTGCGCAGCGGGTGCGGAAGCTTGTATCTACTATGACAtgggttgatgatgatgccgatggTCAGGCTTTGGCCGTGATGCCACAGTCCATCGAGGAGGTGCTGGGTGCAATTGATATCGGGGGCGATGGGGATGGAGCTGGTAGTCAGCGGACTTGGTTTCTCCATCCGATTGATGGGACGGCGACGTTTATACGGGGCCAGCAGTATGCGGTTTCGGTGGCGTTGGTGGAAGATGGGGAGCAGAAGGTTGGGGTTGTCGGGTGTCCGAATCTGGCGTTTAAGAGCACGTCTGTGCATGAGGAGGTCGTCGATGGAGATGGGTATGGGATGATGTTGTTCGCTGTCAGGGGTCAGGGTGCGTACAAGCGACAGATGACCCTGTCCAGTCTGGGGCCTTCGCAGAAGACTTCTCTGAGTCCGTGGCAAAGAATGGGAGAGAGAATCACATTTACTGAAAGCTCGATCAGTGGTGTTATCCATCGGGAGAAGCACAAGTTCATTAGGGACATATTATTCGCCAATCCGGTGGTAGACCTTTACTCGATGCAAGTCAAGTATGCGGCCCTAGCAATTGGTGCATGCAACGCGATGATCCGCATTCCCAAGGACAAGGACCACCAGTTCCCTGCATGGGACCATGCCGGGGTAGTGCTCATCTTTGAGGAATCAGGTGGCAAGGTTACCGACCTATATGGCCAACCTTTCAATTATGCTCTTGGGAGAAGGTTAGCTGACAATCAAGGTTTGGTGGCAGCTAAACCGATGCTTCATACCGACCTCTTGCGCTATTCATGCTATGTTTATGAGAGAAATCAGTCTAAGCGGTGCATGAAATCAACATGA